One window from the genome of Paracoccus marcusii encodes:
- a CDS encoding ABC-F family ATP-binding cassette domain-containing protein, which translates to MLHIDDISYSIQGRPLFAGASASVPEGHKVGLVGPNGAGKTTLFKLIRGELGLDGGAISLPTRARIGGVAQESAATALSVLETVLEADQERTALMAESLTATDAHRIADIQTRLTDIDAWSAEARAATILDGLGFDTADQQRPTSDFSGGWRMRVALAGVLFAQPDLLLLDEPTNYLDLEGALWLETYLARYPHTVIIISHDRGLLNRAVGHILHVEDKKLTLYTGGYDSFTRIRAEKRALQAAEAKKQSERRAHLQSFVDRFGAKASKARQAQARVKALAKMEPITAPEEAKFFRFSFPQPEELSPPIVAMEGVNVGYGDRTVLSRLGLRIDQDDRIALLGRNGQGKSTLSKLLAGRLTPMAGKVVQSNKLRVGYFAQHQVDELSLDDTPLDHIRAVRPNEAQARQRARLAGFGLMEAQVETKVRALSGGQKARLSLLLATIDAPHLLILDEPTNHLDIESREALSEALNDYTGAVVLVSHDMHLLGLVADRLWLVKDGAVAPYEGDLDDYRKFLLSGDAPAEKSGEKTPEAAKPAAPKKPNRDAVLALRSDVRKSEERVQKLTEMMGKLDVKLADPGLYNDPYEAEKWGKKRAEAVRALAFAEELWMAALEKLDAAEKG; encoded by the coding sequence ATGCTGCACATCGATGACATCTCCTATTCCATCCAGGGCCGCCCGCTGTTCGCCGGCGCCTCGGCATCCGTGCCCGAAGGGCACAAGGTCGGCCTTGTGGGTCCGAACGGCGCGGGCAAGACGACGCTGTTCAAGCTGATCCGCGGCGAACTGGGCCTGGACGGCGGCGCCATCAGCCTGCCGACGCGCGCCCGCATCGGCGGCGTGGCCCAGGAATCGGCCGCGACCGCGCTGTCCGTGCTGGAGACCGTTCTGGAGGCAGACCAGGAACGCACCGCCCTGATGGCGGAATCGCTGACCGCGACGGACGCGCATCGCATCGCGGACATCCAGACCCGCCTGACCGACATCGATGCCTGGTCGGCCGAGGCCCGCGCCGCGACGATCCTGGACGGGCTGGGCTTCGACACCGCCGACCAGCAGCGACCGACCAGCGACTTCAGCGGCGGCTGGCGGATGCGCGTGGCGCTGGCGGGGGTGCTGTTCGCGCAGCCCGACCTGCTGCTTCTGGACGAACCGACCAACTATCTGGACCTGGAAGGCGCGCTGTGGCTGGAGACCTATCTGGCCCGCTATCCGCACACGGTCATCATCATCAGCCACGACCGCGGGCTGTTGAACCGCGCCGTCGGCCATATCCTGCATGTCGAGGACAAGAAGCTGACGCTGTATACCGGCGGCTATGACAGCTTCACCCGCATCCGCGCCGAAAAGCGTGCATTGCAGGCCGCCGAGGCCAAGAAGCAGTCCGAGCGCCGCGCCCATCTGCAAAGCTTCGTCGACCGCTTTGGTGCCAAGGCCAGCAAGGCCCGCCAAGCCCAGGCCCGCGTCAAGGCGCTGGCCAAGATGGAGCCGATCACCGCGCCCGAAGAGGCCAAGTTCTTCCGCTTCAGCTTTCCCCAGCCTGAGGAGCTGTCGCCCCCCATCGTCGCGATGGAAGGGGTCAATGTCGGCTATGGTGACCGCACCGTGCTGTCGCGCCTGGGGCTGCGCATCGATCAGGACGACCGCATCGCGCTGCTGGGCCGCAACGGCCAGGGCAAGTCGACGCTGTCCAAGCTGCTGGCCGGCCGCCTGACGCCGATGGCCGGCAAGGTGGTGCAGTCGAACAAGCTGCGCGTCGGCTATTTCGCCCAGCACCAGGTCGACGAGCTGTCGCTGGACGACACGCCGCTGGACCACATCCGCGCCGTGCGCCCGAACGAGGCGCAGGCGCGCCAGCGGGCCCGTTTGGCCGGTTTCGGCCTGATGGAGGCGCAGGTCGAGACCAAGGTCCGCGCCCTGTCCGGCGGCCAGAAGGCGCGCCTGTCGCTGCTGCTGGCCACGATCGACGCGCCGCATCTGCTGATCCTGGACGAACCGACCAACCACCTGGACATCGAAAGCCGCGAGGCCCTGTCCGAGGCGCTGAACGATTACACGGGCGCGGTCGTGCTGGTCAGTCACGACATGCACCTGCTGGGACTGGTCGCGGACCGGCTGTGGCTGGTCAAGGACGGCGCCGTCGCCCCCTACGAGGGCGATCTGGATGATTACCGCAAGTTCCTGCTGTCGGGCGACGCGCCCGCCGAGAAGTCCGGCGAGAAGACCCCCGAGGCGGCTAAGCCCGCCGCCCCGAAGAAGCCGAACCGCGATGCGGTGCTGGCCCTGCGGTCGGACGTGCGCAAGTCCGAGGAGCGGGTCCAGAAGCTGACCGAGATGATGGGCAAGCTGGACGTCAAGCTGGCCGATCCGGGCCTCTACAACGATCCCTACGAGGCCGAGAAATGGGGCAAGAAGCGGGCCGAGGCCGTGCGCGCCCTGGCCTTTGCCGAGGAGCTGTGGATGGCCGCGCTGGAAAAGCTGGACGCGGCCGAAAAGGGCTGA
- a CDS encoding MipA/OmpV family protein: protein MKYALALAVLFAVPAHAQDFGATGGRTFSVDLGVGAALRPAYPGAEDAEVAPWIIWRDAGFGPVGTAPAQGFSIAPSFGTVGKRESSDDAALTGLDDIDRAYELGLRVSYGAGPVTAYGSVRRGFEGHEGITGEVGAKYRTELSDRVTLWSGAEVVYGNDDFNNTYFGVTPAESVTSGLPASAPGGGLNEAAITFEARYAINDTTAVLGEVRYGKLIGDAGDSPVVQEEYQPSLRLGVTRRFSFGF, encoded by the coding sequence ATGAAATATGCCTTGGCCCTTGCCGTCCTGTTCGCCGTTCCTGCCCATGCGCAGGATTTCGGGGCAACCGGGGGGCGCACGTTCTCGGTCGATCTGGGCGTCGGTGCGGCCCTGCGCCCGGCCTATCCCGGTGCCGAGGATGCCGAGGTCGCGCCGTGGATCATCTGGCGCGACGCGGGCTTCGGTCCGGTCGGTACGGCCCCTGCGCAGGGATTCTCGATCGCGCCGTCCTTTGGCACCGTGGGCAAGCGTGAAAGCAGCGACGACGCGGCCCTGACGGGGCTGGACGACATCGACCGCGCCTATGAGCTGGGCCTGCGGGTCAGCTATGGCGCGGGGCCGGTGACGGCCTATGGCAGCGTGCGCCGCGGGTTCGAGGGCCATGAGGGCATCACCGGAGAGGTCGGCGCGAAGTACCGCACCGAGCTGAGCGACCGCGTGACCCTGTGGTCCGGGGCCGAGGTCGTCTATGGCAATGACGACTTCAACAACACCTATTTCGGCGTGACGCCGGCCGAAAGCGTGACCAGCGGCCTGCCCGCCAGCGCCCCCGGCGGCGGTCTGAACGAGGCCGCGATCACCTTCGAGGCGCGCTATGCCATCAACGACACCACCGCCGTCCTGGGCGAGGTGCGTTACGGCAAGCTGATCGGCGACGCCGGCGATTCGCCGGTCGTGCAGGAAGAATACCAGCCCTCGCTGCGCCTTGGCGTGACGCGTCGGTTCTCCTTCGGCTTCTGA
- a CDS encoding ABC transporter substrate-binding protein, which translates to MTQTRSLIAALAATTALAAPAMAQDDTLTVGVLLTLSGPGAVLGEMARDGFLLAAEEIGDLGGIPTEIIVVDDEQKPDVAANKARELVERNGADIVVGPIFSNVAGAIVQPVTQGGGILISPNAGPSNLAGAECNKAFFATSYQNDQMHEVMGAHAQAQGFQNVFLLAPNYQAGQDALAGFKKSYTGGVAGEIFTQMGQLDYSAELAQIAAMQPDAVFAFMPGGMGVNLVRQYRQAGLEGIPFLSAFTVDEATLPAQAEAALGFFAGSNWAPDLDTAENAAFVAAYEAKYGHVPGVYAMQGYDAARLIDGALRKAGGTDRDALIAALEGAPFTSVRGDFSFGPNHFPIQDFYLTTVVQREDGKFATSVVEKIFDDYQDNYAANCQMN; encoded by the coding sequence ATGACCCAGACCCGTTCGCTGATCGCGGCGCTTGCCGCAACGACCGCCCTGGCCGCCCCGGCCATGGCGCAGGACGACACGCTGACCGTGGGCGTGCTGCTGACCCTGTCCGGCCCCGGCGCCGTGCTGGGAGAGATGGCGCGCGACGGCTTCCTGCTGGCCGCAGAGGAGATCGGCGATCTGGGCGGCATCCCCACCGAGATCATCGTGGTCGACGACGAACAGAAGCCCGACGTCGCCGCCAACAAGGCCCGCGAACTGGTCGAGCGGAACGGCGCGGACATCGTGGTCGGGCCGATCTTCTCGAACGTCGCGGGCGCCATCGTGCAGCCGGTGACGCAGGGGGGCGGCATCCTGATCAGCCCGAATGCCGGCCCGTCGAACCTGGCCGGGGCGGAATGCAACAAGGCCTTCTTCGCGACGTCCTATCAGAACGACCAGATGCACGAGGTGATGGGCGCCCATGCGCAGGCGCAGGGGTTCCAGAACGTCTTCCTGCTGGCCCCGAACTATCAGGCCGGGCAGGACGCGCTGGCGGGCTTCAAGAAAAGCTATACCGGCGGCGTCGCCGGAGAGATCTTCACCCAGATGGGTCAGCTGGACTATTCCGCCGAACTGGCCCAGATCGCCGCGATGCAGCCCGATGCGGTCTTCGCCTTCATGCCGGGCGGCATGGGTGTGAACCTGGTGCGCCAGTATCGCCAGGCCGGGCTGGAGGGCATCCCGTTCCTGTCGGCCTTCACCGTGGACGAGGCGACGCTGCCCGCGCAGGCCGAGGCGGCCCTGGGCTTCTTTGCCGGGTCGAACTGGGCGCCCGATCTGGACACGGCGGAAAACGCCGCTTTCGTCGCGGCCTATGAGGCGAAATACGGCCATGTACCCGGCGTCTATGCCATGCAGGGCTATGACGCGGCCCGCCTGATCGACGGCGCGCTGCGCAAGGCGGGCGGCACCGACCGCGACGCGCTGATCGCAGCGCTGGAGGGGGCGCCCTTCACCTCGGTCCGCGGCGATTTCAGCTTTGGTCCCAACCACTTCCCGATCCAGGACTTCTACCTGACCACGGTGGTGCAGCGCGAGGACGGCAAATTCGCCACCTCGGTCGTCGAAAAGATCTTCGACGACTATCAGGACAATTACGCCGCCAACTGCCAGATGAACTGA
- a CDS encoding branched-chain amino acid ABC transporter permease gives MTSLFLLQLLNGVQLGVLLFLIAAGLTLVFGIMDFVNLAHGVIYMVGAYLVVMFAGMTGSYGLGLLLTLPATLVIGLVLEALIFRRLYDRPHLDQVLATFGLVMVVTELVKIIWGQSPLSILPPDALSGSVPLVGALRYPVFRLAVIAAGLAVAVGLWLVITRTRIGMRLRAGATNRAMVGALGVDIGRLFTVIFAFGAMLAGFAGAMVAPILSVDPGMGESVLILAFVVIVIGGIGSVKGAFAGALLVGIVDTLGRSFGPIILRAVMEPSAAAQTGRVLAPMLVYVLMAAILAARPQGLFGARP, from the coding sequence ATGACCAGCCTGTTCCTGCTGCAGCTGCTGAACGGGGTGCAGCTGGGGGTCCTTCTGTTCCTGATCGCCGCCGGGCTGACCCTGGTCTTCGGGATCATGGATTTCGTGAACCTGGCCCATGGCGTGATCTACATGGTCGGCGCCTATCTGGTGGTGATGTTCGCGGGCATGACCGGCAGCTACGGGCTGGGCCTTCTGCTGACCCTTCCGGCAACGCTGGTCATCGGGCTGGTGCTGGAGGCGCTGATCTTTCGCAGGCTCTATGACCGCCCGCATCTGGATCAGGTGCTGGCGACCTTCGGGCTGGTCATGGTGGTGACGGAGCTGGTGAAGATCATCTGGGGCCAGTCGCCGCTGTCGATCCTGCCGCCCGACGCGCTGTCGGGGTCGGTGCCGCTGGTGGGCGCGCTGCGCTATCCGGTGTTCCGGCTGGCGGTGATCGCGGCGGGGCTGGCGGTCGCGGTGGGGCTGTGGCTGGTCATCACGCGCACCCGCATCGGCATGCGCCTGCGGGCGGGGGCCACGAACCGCGCGATGGTGGGGGCGCTTGGCGTCGATATCGGGCGGCTGTTCACCGTCATCTTCGCCTTTGGCGCGATGCTGGCAGGGTTCGCGGGGGCGATGGTGGCACCCATCCTGTCGGTCGATCCGGGGATGGGGGAAAGCGTGCTGATCCTGGCCTTCGTGGTGATCGTCATTGGCGGTATCGGCTCGGTCAAGGGCGCCTTCGCGGGCGCGCTGCTGGTGGGGATCGTCGACACGCTGGGCCGCAGCTTCGGCCCGATCATCCTGCGCGCGGTGATGGAGCCGTCCGCCGCCGCCCAGACCGGGCGCGTGCTGGCGCCGATGCTGGTCTATGTGCTGATGGCCGCGATCCTGGCCGCCCGGCCGCAGGGCCTGTTCGGAGCGCGCCCATGA
- a CDS encoding branched-chain amino acid ABC transporter permease codes for MTRWLMRRRVAAWAIFGGFALLPLVAALTGDPYLVVVATRILAFAMAALALDLILGYGGMVSFGHAAYLGIGAYAVAILSRAGITDLGAHLGVAVVAGAGFALVTGAISLRTRGIYFIMITLAFAQMAYFFFVSLSAYGGDDGVTLTARSTVLGQDWLADDRVLYYAALAMLAGLYLLCVAITGSRFGRVLTGARENPLRMQAVGFTPFRFQLTAFVISGAMTAIAGVILANQANFVSPSYMNWHRSGELVVMVVLGGIGNLLGAIAGATLALLLEEWLALFTEHWRLIFGTLLILVVLFSRDGLTGLFRGRGK; via the coding sequence ATGACCCGCTGGTTGATGCGCCGCCGGGTGGCGGCCTGGGCGATCTTCGGCGGTTTCGCCCTGTTGCCGCTGGTCGCGGCGCTGACGGGGGACCCCTATCTGGTGGTGGTGGCGACGCGGATCCTGGCCTTCGCCATGGCCGCCTTGGCGCTGGACCTGATCCTGGGCTATGGGGGCATGGTCAGCTTTGGCCACGCGGCCTATCTGGGCATCGGCGCCTATGCGGTGGCGATCCTGTCGCGCGCGGGCATCACCGATCTGGGCGCGCATCTGGGCGTGGCGGTGGTCGCGGGTGCGGGTTTCGCGCTGGTCACCGGGGCGATCAGCCTGCGCACGCGGGGCATCTATTTCATCATGATCACGCTGGCCTTCGCACAGATGGCCTATTTCTTCTTCGTCTCGCTGTCGGCCTATGGCGGCGATGACGGGGTGACGCTGACGGCGCGGTCGACCGTGCTGGGGCAGGACTGGCTGGCCGATGATCGGGTGCTCTATTACGCGGCGCTGGCGATGCTGGCGGGGCTCTATCTGCTATGTGTCGCGATCACCGGGTCGCGGTTCGGGCGGGTGCTGACCGGGGCGCGGGAAAACCCGCTACGGATGCAGGCGGTGGGCTTCACCCCCTTCCGGTTCCAGCTGACGGCCTTCGTCATTTCGGGGGCGATGACGGCCATCGCCGGGGTGATCCTGGCCAATCAGGCCAACTTCGTCTCGCCCTCCTACATGAACTGGCACCGCTCGGGGGAACTGGTGGTGATGGTCGTCCTGGGCGGCATCGGCAACCTGCTGGGCGCCATCGCCGGGGCGACACTGGCGCTGCTGCTGGAGGAATGGCTGGCGCTCTTCACCGAACATTGGCGGCTGATCTTCGGCACGCTGCTGATCCTGGTCGTGCTGTTCTCGCGCGACGGGCTTACGGGGCTGTTCAGGGGGCGCGGGAAATGA
- a CDS encoding ABC transporter ATP-binding protein, translating to MSLLSVRGLRKSYGALKVTDDLDLEVTEGELHAIIGPNGAGKSTLIAQLSGQAGSDAGSVRFAGAEMMGRPMPARVRAGMSRSFQITSILPGFTVLENVATAVQAHAGSSFRFFAPVARDNGLNAQARDALSRVGLADRADTRAGSLSHGEKRALELAIALATRPRLLLLDEPLAGTSGAEAERLVQVMAGLKGQVTLVLIEHDMDAVFALADRVSVLVYGRIIATGTPDQVRADPAVRAAYLGDA from the coding sequence ATGAGCCTTCTCTCCGTGCGCGGGTTGCGCAAATCCTATGGTGCGCTGAAGGTTACCGACGATCTGGACCTGGAGGTCACCGAGGGCGAGCTGCACGCCATCATCGGCCCGAACGGCGCGGGGAAATCCACGCTGATCGCGCAGCTGTCGGGGCAGGCGGGGTCGGATGCGGGCTCGGTCCGTTTTGCGGGGGCCGAGATGATGGGTCGCCCCATGCCCGCGCGGGTTCGGGCGGGCATGTCGCGCAGCTTCCAGATCACCTCGATCCTGCCGGGCTTCACCGTGCTGGAGAACGTGGCCACCGCCGTGCAGGCCCATGCGGGCAGCAGCTTCCGCTTCTTCGCCCCCGTCGCACGGGACAACGGCCTGAACGCACAGGCGCGGGACGCGCTGTCTCGCGTGGGTCTGGCCGACCGCGCCGACACCCGCGCCGGCAGCCTGTCGCATGGAGAGAAACGTGCGCTGGAGCTGGCCATCGCCCTGGCCACAAGGCCGCGCCTTCTGCTCTTGGACGAGCCCTTGGCCGGGACCAGCGGGGCAGAGGCCGAGCGTCTGGTCCAGGTCATGGCAGGCCTGAAGGGGCAGGTGACGCTGGTGCTGATCGAACATGACATGGACGCGGTCTTTGCGCTGGCCGACCGGGTCAGCGTGCTTGTCTATGGCCGGATCATCGCGACCGGCACGCCCGATCAGGTCCGCGCCGACCCGGCGGTGCGCGCCGCCTATCTGGGGGATGCGTGA
- a CDS encoding ABC transporter ATP-binding protein codes for MLVVEGLQAGYGEAQVLHDIHLSVGQGQVVTLLGRNGMGKTTTISTIFGLLAARGGRVSIDGRDVTRAAPHRIARAGLGLVPEGRQVFPTLDVRENLIATARPGHWTLPRVLALFPRLAERMGHKGSELSGGEQQMLAIGRALMTNPRLIVLDEATEGLAPLIRDEIWSCLTRLKDQGEAILIVDKNLSALTRFADRHVVIEKGRTVWSGDNAQLLNDSAVAERHLGV; via the coding sequence ATGCTGGTCGTCGAGGGGCTGCAGGCCGGTTACGGAGAGGCGCAGGTCCTCCACGACATCCACCTGTCGGTCGGGCAGGGGCAGGTGGTGACCCTGCTGGGCCGCAACGGCATGGGCAAGACGACGACGATCAGCACGATCTTTGGCCTGCTGGCGGCGCGGGGCGGGCGGGTCAGCATCGACGGGCGCGACGTGACCCGCGCCGCGCCGCACCGCATCGCGCGCGCGGGCCTGGGCCTGGTCCCCGAGGGGCGGCAGGTCTTTCCCACCCTGGACGTGCGCGAGAACCTGATCGCCACCGCGCGCCCCGGCCATTGGACCCTGCCGCGCGTCCTCGCGCTGTTCCCGCGCCTGGCCGAGCGCATGGGCCACAAGGGCAGCGAGCTGTCGGGCGGCGAGCAGCAGATGCTGGCCATCGGCCGGGCGCTGATGACCAACCCCCGCCTGATCGTGCTGGACGAGGCGACCGAGGGCCTGGCCCCCCTGATCCGGGACGAGATCTGGTCCTGCCTGACGCGCCTGAAGGACCAGGGCGAGGCCATCCTGATCGTGGACAAGAACCTGTCGGCCCTGACCCGCTTTGCCGACCGCCATGTGGTGATCGAGAAGGGCCGCACCGTCTGGTCCGGCGACAATGCGCAGCTTTTGAACGATTCCGCTGTGGCAGAACGGCATCTGGGCGTCTGA
- a CDS encoding M10 family metallopeptidase C-terminal domain-containing protein, with translation MCQICANLRPYDKSCAGSEFAGSTVDLLSATLREQGDAPGGRGTPYRMAPGDVFNGTVGFSGDNDWVAVRLEAGTTYRIALNGISLSDPLLELRGPDGRVVAVNDDGGPGLDSLITIAPTQTGTYYVNAGAYSAGTGSYQLVVTEAPVPRPAPMAELATYLTDGFWADTGQSARSFDMSRDNIITYDFSGLTPQGRALARDAMQAWSAVANLRFVEQRGDADITFDDNQDGAFAQSTIMGGRILRSSINVSTDWISQDGARIGTYSYQTYVHEIGHALGLGHQGLYNGSGNFADDAWFVNDSWQASVMSYFGQDENPNIAASGAYLASLMPADIIAIQRLYGAAGAGSLTAGNTVYGVGHTLGSSWLGRVFSAQDGGSHQTVQNARGVAMTIYDAGGHDVLNFSNDGQAQRVDLRPGAMSDIYGLRGNLQIAQNTVIEGYVAGSGNDAVHGNAAGNVLRGMGGHDRLSGGWGNDILHGGAGNDTLLGDVGADRLFGDAGNDVLTDLQGDNAMAGGTGDDRLTAGAGRDSLYGDDGADIILAGAGDDLIRGGAGFDTVRAGAGHDRAEGGLGNDIVDGGWGNDRLFGQQGNDTMVGGLGADSMAGGLGADTFRFFSAADSSLAAPDLIVDFDPDRDVIDLRALDVDYVGRGPLAGDAAVRWDHANGMTRVLVDVDGDRLPDMLIRLSGRLQLDADSFLL, from the coding sequence ATGTGCCAGATCTGCGCCAACCTTCGTCCCTATGACAAATCCTGCGCCGGGTCGGAGTTCGCGGGTTCCACCGTCGATCTGCTCAGCGCGACGCTGCGCGAACAGGGCGACGCGCCGGGGGGACGGGGAACCCCCTATCGCATGGCGCCGGGGGACGTGTTCAACGGCACGGTCGGATTTTCGGGCGACAACGACTGGGTGGCCGTCCGTCTGGAGGCCGGCACGACCTATCGAATCGCCCTGAACGGCATCAGCCTGTCGGACCCCCTGCTGGAACTGCGCGGCCCCGATGGCCGCGTGGTCGCCGTGAACGACGACGGGGGGCCGGGGCTGGACAGCCTGATCACCATCGCGCCCACGCAGACCGGGACCTATTACGTGAACGCGGGCGCCTATTCCGCGGGCACCGGCAGCTATCAGCTGGTCGTGACCGAGGCGCCCGTGCCCCGGCCCGCCCCGATGGCAGAGCTGGCCACCTATCTGACCGACGGCTTCTGGGCCGATACCGGACAGTCCGCGCGGTCCTTCGACATGTCGCGCGACAACATCATCACCTATGACTTCAGCGGCCTGACGCCGCAGGGCCGGGCGCTGGCGCGCGACGCGATGCAGGCCTGGTCGGCAGTCGCCAATCTGCGCTTCGTCGAACAGCGCGGCGATGCCGACATCACCTTCGACGACAACCAGGACGGGGCCTTTGCCCAGTCGACGATCATGGGCGGGCGCATCCTGCGGTCGTCGATCAACGTCTCCACGGACTGGATCTCGCAGGATGGCGCACGCATCGGCACCTATTCCTATCAGACCTACGTGCACGAGATCGGTCACGCGCTAGGCCTGGGGCACCAGGGCCTCTATAACGGCAGCGGCAATTTCGCCGATGACGCGTGGTTCGTGAACGACAGCTGGCAGGCCTCGGTGATGTCCTATTTCGGCCAGGACGAGAACCCCAACATCGCCGCCAGCGGCGCCTATCTGGCGTCGCTGATGCCCGCCGACATCATCGCCATCCAGCGCCTGTACGGCGCCGCGGGTGCGGGGTCGCTGACCGCGGGCAACACGGTCTATGGCGTGGGCCATACGCTGGGCAGCAGCTGGCTGGGGCGCGTGTTCTCGGCCCAGGACGGGGGCTCTCATCAGACCGTCCAGAACGCGCGCGGCGTGGCGATGACCATCTATGACGCAGGCGGCCATGACGTTCTGAACTTCTCCAACGACGGACAGGCGCAGCGGGTCGATCTGCGTCCCGGGGCCATGTCGGACATCTATGGCCTGCGCGGCAATCTGCAGATCGCCCAGAACACCGTGATCGAGGGCTATGTCGCAGGATCGGGCAATGATGCGGTCCATGGCAACGCTGCCGGCAACGTCCTGCGCGGCATGGGCGGCCACGATCGGCTGTCGGGCGGATGGGGCAACGACATCCTGCATGGCGGCGCGGGGAACGACACCCTGCTGGGGGATGTCGGTGCGGACCGGCTGTTCGGCGATGCCGGGAACGACGTGCTGACCGACCTGCAGGGCGACAATGCGATGGCGGGCGGGACAGGGGACGATCGCCTGACCGCGGGGGCCGGACGCGACAGCCTTTATGGCGACGATGGCGCGGACATCATCCTTGCGGGGGCGGGCGACGATTTGATCCGGGGCGGGGCGGGGTTCGACACGGTCCGCGCCGGTGCCGGCCATGATCGGGCCGAGGGCGGCCTGGGCAACGACATCGTCGATGGCGGCTGGGGCAACGACCGCCTGTTCGGCCAGCAGGGCAACGACACGATGGTCGGCGGGCTGGGGGCTGATTCGATGGCGGGCGGACTGGGCGCGGACACGTTCCGGTTCTTCTCTGCCGCCGACAGCAGCCTTGCCGCGCCGGACCTGATCGTCGATTTCGACCCCGATCGGGACGTGATCGACCTGCGGGCGCTGGATGTCGACTATGTCGGACGCGGGCCGCTGGCGGGGGATGCCGCGGTGCGGTGGGACCACGCGAACGGGATGACCCGCGTGCTGGTCGACGTGGACGGCGACCGCCTGCCGGACATGCTGATCCGCCTGAGCGGCAGGCTGCAGCTGGACGCCGACAGCTTCCTGCTGTGA
- a CDS encoding YeeE/YedE family protein codes for MAYAQTLTPRPGLGLPGTGALVVLALGTIALALTQGAAQGALFLVGGALGMSLYHAAFGFTSAWRVFILDRRGRGLRVQMLLLAMAVVLFFPALASGTLFGNEVRGLVSPAGLGVIAGAFIFGIGMQLGGGCASGTLFTAGGGNARMLITLVFFIVGSVLGTVHFDWWASLPALEPVALWQPLGPWGGIALSLAIFGTIALITMRVERNRHGTLEQPPESERHGMARWLRGPWPLVGGAVALVVLNFLTLAISGRPWGITSAFALWGAKIAQAIGIDPTAWGYWQRPANAEALQSSVVLDVTSVMDFGIIAGAMLAASLAGRFAPSLRIPLRSVIAAVVGGLMLGYGARIAYGCNIGAYFSGIASGSLHGYLWAVAAFAGNMLGVALRPWFFMERRTSRADG; via the coding sequence ATGGCATACGCACAGACCCTGACCCCCCGCCCCGGATTGGGCCTTCCCGGAACCGGCGCACTGGTTGTCCTGGCGCTTGGCACCATCGCGCTGGCGCTGACCCAGGGGGCGGCGCAGGGCGCGCTGTTCCTTGTAGGCGGCGCCTTGGGCATGTCGCTGTACCATGCGGCGTTCGGGTTCACCTCCGCGTGGCGGGTGTTCATCCTGGACCGCCGGGGCAGGGGCCTTCGGGTGCAGATGCTGCTGCTGGCCATGGCGGTGGTGCTGTTCTTTCCGGCCCTCGCATCGGGAACGCTGTTCGGGAACGAGGTGCGGGGCCTGGTCTCTCCGGCCGGGCTGGGGGTGATCGCGGGGGCGTTCATCTTCGGCATCGGCATGCAGCTTGGCGGCGGCTGCGCCTCCGGCACGCTGTTCACCGCCGGGGGCGGCAATGCGCGGATGCTGATCACGCTGGTCTTCTTCATCGTGGGGTCGGTGCTGGGCACCGTCCATTTCGACTGGTGGGCCAGCCTGCCCGCGCTGGAGCCTGTCGCATTGTGGCAGCCGCTTGGTCCCTGGGGCGGGATCGCGCTGTCTCTGGCCATCTTCGGGACGATCGCGCTGATCACGATGCGGGTCGAACGCAACCGCCACGGCACGCTGGAGCAGCCCCCCGAAAGTGAGCGTCACGGCATGGCGCGCTGGCTGCGCGGGCCCTGGCCGCTGGTCGGTGGCGCGGTGGCGCTGGTGGTGCTGAACTTCCTGACGCTGGCGATCTCGGGGCGGCCTTGGGGCATCACCTCGGCCTTTGCGCTGTGGGGGGCCAAGATCGCGCAGGCCATCGGCATCGACCCCACCGCCTGGGGCTACTGGCAGCGCCCCGCCAATGCCGAGGCGCTGCAGTCAAGCGTGGTCTTGGACGTCACCTCGGTCATGGATTTCGGCATCATCGCGGGGGCCATGCTGGCCGCGTCGCTGGCCGGTCGGTTCGCGCCGTCGCTGCGGATCCCGCTGCGGTCGGTGATCGCCGCGGTCGTGGGCGGGCTGATGCTGGGTTACGGCGCGCGCATCGCCTATGGCTGCAACATCGGGGCCTATTTCTCGGGGATCGCGTCGGGCAGCCTGCACGGCTATCTGTGGGCGGTGGCGGCATTCGCGGGCAACATGCTGGGCGTGGCCCTGCGCCCGTGGTTCTTCATGGAACGCCGCACCAGCCGCGCCGACGGCTGA